A window of Etheostoma spectabile isolate EspeVRDwgs_2016 chromosome 18, UIUC_Espe_1.0, whole genome shotgun sequence contains these coding sequences:
- the gja10b gene encoding gap junction alpha-10 protein codes for MGDWNLLGSILEEVHIHSTIVGKIWLTILFIFRMLVLGVATEDVWDDEQSEFVCNTEQPGCKNVCYDQAFPISLIRYWVLQIIFVSSPSLVYMGHALYRLRTLEKERHKKKACLKAELEGTDPVQEDHKRIERELRKLDEQKKVRKAPLRGSLLRTYVFHILTRSVVEVGFIIGQCALYGIGLAPLYKCERLPCPNSVDCFVSRPTEKNIFMVFMLVIAGVSLFLNLLEIFHLGVKKIKQSLYGYKYGDDESVCRSKKNSMVQQVCVLTNSSPERLMQLTQMSRSAMSDAHRETVPLNLALVSPQNKEGSNSSNQQLAQQYLPSQADIQGLQLLGVVERRYTLDNRKPSCSSEESNEPQVSGRPQYAGPRPTLMASHMEIPAALRNPQRMQSRVSVCKELSDMSDSTESDHHPTARKCSFMSRELSEATQSDSTDSQSGPDVEAQHLNQGESPAVTPPPPASGRRMSMSMILELSSIMKK; via the exons ATGGGGGATTGGAACTTACTAGGGAGCATTTTAGAAGAAGTCCATATTCATTCCACCATCGTGGGAAAGATCTGGCTCACCATCCTCTTCATTTTCCGCATGCTTGTGCTCGGCGTTGCAACTGAGGACGTCTGGGATGATGAGCAGAGTGAGTTTGTTTGCAACACGGAGCAGCCTGGCTGCAAAAATGTCTGCTATGACCAGGCTTTCCCCATCTCCCTCATCCGCTACTGGGTGCTGCAGATCATCTTCGTATCCTCTCCGTCTCTGGTCTACATGGGGCATGCACTGTACCGTCTGAGGACCCTTGAAAAGGAGAGGCACAAGAAGAAAGCCTGTCTGAAAGCTGAGCTGGAGGGGACAGACCCCGTCCAGGAGGACCACAAGAGAATTGAGCGAGAGCTCAGGAAACTAGATGAACAGAAGAAAGTAAGGAAAGCTCCCCTTAGAGGCTCTTTGCTGCGCACTTATGTTTTCCATATCTTAACTAGATCTGTGGTGGAGGTAGGGTTCATTATAGGCCAGTGTGCTCTGTACGGCATCGGACTGGCTCCTCTGTACAAATGTGAGAGGTTGCCTTGCCCCAACAGTGTTGATTGTTTTGTGTCACGGCCAACAGAGAAGAACATTTTCATGGTTTTCATGTTGGTTATTGCTGGGGTTTCTTTATTCCTCAACCTCCTGGAGATTTTCCATCTGGGAGTGAAGAAGATCAAACAGAGCTTGTATGGATACAAATATGGAGATGATGAGAGTGTGTGCAGGTCAAAGAAGAACTCCATGGTGCAGCAGGTGTGCGTGCTCACTAACTCCTCGCCAGAGAGGTTGATGCAGCTCACACAGATGTCCCGCTCGGCCATGTCGGATGCTCATAGGGAGACGGTGCCTTTGAATTTGGCCCTTGTGTCCCCTCAGAATAAAGAGGGGTCCAACAGCTCCAACCAGCAGCTTGCACAACAGTACCTGCCGAGTCAAGCGGACATCCAGGGTCTCCAGCTGCTGGGGGTGGTGGAGCGCCGCTACACTCTGGACAACAGAAAGCCCTCATGCAGCAGCGAGGAGTCAAATGAACCTCAGGTGTCGGGCCGGCCGCAGTACGCAGGACCTCGGCCTACACTGATGGCCAGCCACATGGAGATCCCAGCTGCCCTGAGGAACCCCCAGAGGATGCAGAGCAGAGTGAGTGTTTGTAAGGAGCTCAGTGACATGAGCGACTCTACAGAGAGTGACCACCACCCCACAGCCAGAAAGTGCAGTTTTATGTCCCGAGAACTGTCAGAGGCCACTCAGTCTGACAGCACTGATTCCCAGAGTGGACCTGACGTCGAGGCCCAGCATCTGAACCAGGGAGAGAGTCCTGCGGTAACCCCGCCGCCTCCAGCAAGCGGGAGGAGGATGTCTATG aGCATGATTCTGGAGCTGTCTTCaatcatgaaaaagtaa